Proteins encoded together in one Microbacterium sp. zg-Y625 window:
- a CDS encoding heavy-metal-associated domain-containing protein: MTTSEYQVAGMTCGHCEAAVRGEVAKIAGVDDVQVSAQTGRLVISAAVPVADADVLAAVDEAGYAASRA; encoded by the coding sequence ATGACGACGAGCGAGTACCAGGTGGCCGGGATGACGTGCGGCCACTGCGAGGCAGCGGTGCGCGGCGAGGTCGCGAAGATCGCCGGCGTCGACGACGTGCAGGTCAGCGCACAGACGGGCCGGCTCGTGATCTCCGCAGCAGTACCCGTCGCCGACGCCGACGTGCTCGCCGCCGTCGACGAGGCCGGGTACGCCGCTTCCCGCGCGTGA